From a single Miscanthus floridulus cultivar M001 chromosome 8, ASM1932011v1, whole genome shotgun sequence genomic region:
- the LOC136472332 gene encoding tryptophan decarboxylase 1: MGSLDTNPTAFSAFGDDARGFQPLNADDVRSYLHKAVDFISDYYKSVEYLPVLPDVKPGYLRNELRSAPPTSSAPFDVTMKELRASVVPGMTHWASPNFFAFFPSTNSAAAIAGDLIASAMNTVGFTWQAAPAATEMEVLALDWLAQLLRLPPSFMNHTGAAGRGTGGGVILGTTSEAMLVTLVAARDAALRRSGSQGVSGLPRLAVYAADQTHSTFFKACRLAGFDPANIRSIPTGPETDYALDPARLLEVMQADVDAGLVPTYVCATVGTTSSNAVDPVGAIADVAAVFNAWVHIDAAYAGSACICPEFRHHLDGVERVDSISMSPHKWLLTCLDCTCLWVRDTHRLTDSLETNPEYLKNDASESGNVTDLKDMQVGVGRRFRGLKLWMVMRTYGSAKLQEHIRSDVAMAKMFEDAVRADDRFEVVVPRNFALVCFRIKPHGGGMTEEDADEANRELMERLNRTGKAYLAHTVVGDRFVLRFAVGSSLQEERHVRSAWELINKTTTEIMQEQIVVE, encoded by the coding sequence ATGGGCAGCTTGGACACCAACCCTACCGCCTTCTCCGCCTTCGGCGACGACGCCAGAGGCTTCCAGCCGCTCAACGCCGACGACGTCCGCTCCTACCTCCACAAGGCCGTCGACTTCATCTCCGACTACTACAAGTCCGTCGAGTACCTACCCGTGCTGCCCGACGTCAAGCCGGGGTACCTGCGGAACGAGCTGCGGTCCGCGCCGCCAACATCCTCCGCCCCGTTCGACGTCACCATGAAGGAGCTCAGGGCCTCCGTCGTCCCGGGGATGACCCACTGGGCCAGCCCCAACTTCTTCGCCTTCTTCCCGTCCACCAAcagcgccgccgccatcgccggcgACCTCATCGCCTCCGCCATGAACACCGTCGGCTTCACGTGGCAGGCCGCGCCCGCCGCCACCGAGATGGAGGTCCTCGCGCTCGACTGGCTCGCGCAGCTCCTGCGCCTGCCGCCCAGCTTCATGAACCACACCGGCGCTGCTGGGCGCGGCACCGGTGGCGGCGTCATCCTGGGAACCACCAGCGAGGCCATGCTCGTCACCCTCGTCGCCGCGCGTGACGCTGCCCTCCGCCGGAGTGGCTCCCAGGGCGTGTCCGGCCTGCCGCGCTTGGCCGtgtacgccgccgaccagacgcaCTCCACCTTCTTCAAGGCGTGCCGCCTCGCCGGCTTCGACCCGGCCAACATCCGGTCCATCCCCACCGGCCCGGAGACGGACTACGCCCTCGACCCGGCGAGGCTGCTCGAGGTCATGCAGGCCGACGTCGACGCCGGCCTCGTGCCGACCTACGTCTGCGCCACGGTCGGCACCACGTCGTCCAACGCCGTCGATCCGGTGGGAGCCATTGCCGACGTCGCCGCCGTGTTCAATGCGTGGGTGCACATtgacgccgcctacgccgggagcGCGTGCATCTGCCCGGAGTTCCGGCACCACCTCGACGGCGTGGAGCGCGTCGACTCCATCAGCATGAGCCCGCACAAGTGGTTGCTCACCTGCCTGGACTGCACGTGCCTGTGGGTGCGCGACACGCACCGCCTCACCGACTCGCTGGAGACCAACCCGGAGTACCTCAAGAACGACGCCAGCGAGTCCGGCAACGTCACCGACCTCAAGGACATGCAGGTCGGCGTCGGCCGCCGTTTCCGGGGGCTGAAGCTCTGGATGGTTATGCGCACCTACGGCTCCGCCAAGCTCCAGGAGCACATCCGGAGCGATGTCGCCATGGCCAAGATGTTCGAGGATGCCGTGCGCGCTGACGACCGGTTCGAAGTCGTGGTTCCCAGGAACTTCGCGCTCGTGTGCTTCAGGATCAAGCCCCATGGCGGCGGCATGACGGAGGAGGACGCCGACGAGGCCAACCGTGAGCTCATGGAGCGCCTCAACAGGACCGGGAAGGCGTACTTGGCACACACGGTGGTCGGCGACAGGTTTGTGCTGCGGTTCGCCGTGGGTTCGTCGCTGCAGGAGGAGAGGCACGTCCGGAGCGCGTGGGAGCTCATCAACAAGACCACCACTGAGATCATGCAGGAACAGATCGTTGTGGAGTAG